The nucleotide window AGCGACATCGGCCTGCGCAAGGTCATCGGTCACAGTGTATCCCGAAGAGAGCAAGAGTCCGTGCATGTAGTCGGTGTCCACCTCGTTTTTTGGGCATCCCAGGGTTATGAAGTGCACACGTGGCGCATCACCAACGCGCGAAAGAAGATCGATCCTGTCGGTCATCAGCGGTAGTTGGTGAACTGAAGCGGGATGGAGTAGTCGTTGCCCTTCAGAAAGGCAATAACTTCCTGCAGCTCATCGCGCTTCTGGCCAAAGACCCTCACCTTGTCGCCTTCGATCTGAACTTTCACCTTGAACTTTTGATCACGGATCTCTTTGTTGATGCGCCGGGCGATATCCGCTTCGATTCCATTGACGATCGTTGCGGTGACCCTAACGGTGCCACCGGAGGCGGTTTGCGGAGCCGCCCATACAAGGGACTGAAGATCTATACCGCGCTTTATCAGCTTGGAGCCGAGAATATCCCTGACTTGACCTGCGATAAAATCGCTCGGCGCCGATAACGTTATTATCCCCTTGCTTTTATCCAGCGACAGCGACGACCCGGTGTCCTTCAGATCGTATCGCTGCAAAAGCTCCTTCGCACTCTGCTGGACAGCGTTGTCCACCTCTTGCATGTCAACCTGGCTAACGATGTCGAAACTTTGTTCTTTTGCCATCTGTTGGTACCTCCAACTCGTGTTATTTGATGCAAATGCAAGTCAGCTTATCGCCGAGAAACCTCATCGTTGGTTATGGTGACCTCAGGCGTACCTGCGCCGCCCGCTGGGATCTCGACGAGCTCATCGTCGCGAAATATCTTCACAGATCCTGGTCGGCCGATTTCAAGTGTTGCCTGATCAAGCACTTCCCACACCATTTCATCATTTGGGGTCAGAATGCCTTCATACGCTATCAAGTCGTCAACTCTGATCTTGAGCCACGAAGAGGATCCCTGAGCGATTTCAACGCGCAATGTGAATGGGTCGGTAGGTAAAGCCGAATCAGTTGGGGTGGATTGCCGAGATGGCTCAGCAACAGGCGTGCTAACCTCTGTGATGGGCGGAGAGGTCGGCTCGGCTGAGACAGGAGCGGTAGGTTCGGTTGAGACAGGAACGGTAGGAAGCGGCGACAACGGCTCTGGCCCGCG belongs to Actinomycetota bacterium and includes:
- a CDS encoding YajQ family cyclic di-GMP-binding protein — encoded protein: MAKEQSFDIVSQVDMQEVDNAVQQSAKELLQRYDLKDTGSSLSLDKSKGIITLSAPSDFIAGQVRDILGSKLIKRGIDLQSLVWAAPQTASGGTVRVTATIVNGIEADIARRINKEIRDQKFKVKVQIEGDKVRVFGQKRDELQEVIAFLKGNDYSIPLQFTNYR
- a CDS encoding DUF4115 domain-containing protein, which produces MSDSLGKRLASARRALEVSLRDAENATLVRAKYLAALENGDYDALPNYAYVRGYLIAYCKYLNLDAADLLQLLELEMAPAQDKNKLEGVRPRKEIRAPQSAVPARAIAIIAIVVIVIAVFAIGTQRLTRGPEPLSPLPTVPVSTEPTAPVSAEPTSPPITEVSTPVAEPSRQSTPTDSALPTDPFTLRVEIAQGSSSWLKIRVDDLIAYEGILTPNDEMVWEVLDQATLEIGRPGSVKIFRDDELVEIPAGGAGTPEVTITNDEVSRR